The genomic window CGGCCCTGGCGGTGAAGGCGGCGACGCTTTCACGCATTACCCGACGGTTTTCTACGGGCTTGGCGAAGGAGCGCGAGACGCGGATGGTTTGTTTGTCCGGGCTCTGGCTTTCCAGATCAAGGCAAGCGGTCCCGCGCAGTTCCAGCAAGGTGCGCGCCCCGGTCACCCCCATGCGCTTTCGCACCCAGGCCTCCGGCGTGTCGTGGAAATCGAGCGCCGTTTCTATGGACCGCCCCTGAAGCATTTTCGCCCAACGCCTGCCGATGCCCCAAATCTCGCCAACAGGAATTCTTGCCAGCACGTCGCGCCGGGTTGTCTCGTTATCGATGACGAAGGCGCCGTTTGCTCCCGGGAATTTCTTGGCCACGTGACCGGCGATCTTGGCCAGGGTCTTGGTCGGGGCGATGCCGACGGACACCGGAATGCCGGTCCAGCGCCTGACGGCGGTGCGGATGTCCTGCCCGTAAGCATCAAGCCCGCGGTGCTCAAACCCGGCCAGATTGAGAAACGCCTCGTCGATGGAATAAAGCTCGATGTCGGGGGTGAAGGTTTGCAGGGCGCTCATCACCCGCGCTGACATGTCGCCGTACAGCGGGTAGTTGGACGAATAAACTTTAATGTCGTGGCGGCGGATTTCG from Rhodospirillaceae bacterium includes these protein-coding regions:
- a CDS encoding Y-family DNA polymerase, with the translated sequence MTQVFALVDCNNFFVSCERVFDPRLEGRPVVVLSNNDGCIIARSNEAKALGIAMGEPLFKARAEIRRHDIKVYSSNYPLYGDMSARVMSALQTFTPDIELYSIDEAFLNLAGFEHRGLDAYGQDIRTAVRRWTGIPVSVGIAPTKTLAKIAGHVAKKFPGANGAFVIDNETTRRDVLARIPVGEIWGIGRRWAKMLQGRSIETALDFHDTPEAWVRKRMGVTGARTLLELRGTACLDLESQSPDKQTIRVSRSFAKPVENRRVMRESVAAFTARA